A region of Flocculibacter collagenilyticus DNA encodes the following proteins:
- a CDS encoding winged helix-turn-helix domain-containing protein, with translation MHATIGKWIVLVEELKLTLGDEAFDVEPKVMDLLVYLMEHQGKVLSRDTLVNEVWKGVIVSDHAITSCIAKLRKIFKHDTEFSNYIETISKRGYRLNESLNVAFVEHPTQLKPTDIDIVQDTSASVSSALINRDAIQAVITETSAAQQEQVGKPESASHLNDEMDTRQHTARIANNARAESRLFQLKNWLGILILIPTMFTSYFSFKDYLFTTNHTAIKSNYIGLEPVTSLIGAEKEPAMSRDGRFLSYLHFQKESGKWNLNITYTDSVQILHVFEDVGEYTRPAWSPNGDSIIFHRSNSDGCNIYTAGSFNTPMQVIEEKKVLSCSPHSKDISFAWDKNRELVYFNESASRTEPRAIYQLNLNTGKKVQLTNPQINGFGDYHLRFSAGLNALFFLRNKYWHKETEFLSLDVQNNHIDQLLTEDKLVKSFTIDSKGNPIFSENKYEFAYYDLINQEKHIVYRAGFPVYHPILTADDEKMLFVTEAFQGKDIESISIADAAIVPTPNILNTSRDDFSPAFANRTNLVAFISNRTGSKQVYIADLQGNLIASTKLDKKISPKVLVWSPDDAKLFFVDDNYLFHINAHNGAHYKVELPYDKMMLTAVSGDGKSFYFASDHYQDWQIYRLTNNELIQVTKSGGYEGMEGHFGRYLYFTKFRNHGLWRLDLNNGVEEEIIADINILIPGSFKVGKDAIYYKLRSEVGFKVFKHAFNSQTSEEIIEIVGDSERGITVSQDEKFILYQKYSNDKESDIVMANKVKL, from the coding sequence ATGCATGCTACAATCGGAAAGTGGATTGTATTGGTCGAAGAGTTAAAGCTGACTCTTGGTGATGAAGCATTTGATGTTGAACCTAAGGTCATGGACTTATTAGTGTACCTAATGGAACACCAAGGAAAGGTATTATCGAGAGATACGTTAGTTAATGAAGTGTGGAAGGGTGTCATCGTTAGTGATCACGCTATCACGTCATGTATTGCAAAACTTAGGAAGATTTTTAAACACGATACTGAATTCTCAAATTACATTGAGACAATCTCAAAGCGTGGCTATCGATTAAATGAGTCGCTTAACGTAGCGTTTGTTGAGCACCCTACACAATTAAAGCCTACAGATATAGATATAGTGCAAGACACTTCTGCTAGTGTTTCAAGTGCACTGATAAATCGTGATGCTATACAAGCCGTCATTACAGAAACGTCAGCAGCTCAACAAGAGCAGGTAGGTAAGCCCGAATCGGCAAGTCACCTAAATGACGAGATGGATACACGACAACATACGGCTCGTATTGCAAATAATGCGAGGGCAGAGTCGCGCTTATTCCAACTGAAAAACTGGTTGGGTATATTGATCTTAATTCCTACTATGTTTACCTCTTATTTTTCATTTAAAGATTATCTTTTTACAACTAACCATACGGCAATTAAGTCTAATTATATTGGCTTAGAACCTGTAACCAGTTTAATTGGGGCAGAAAAAGAGCCTGCCATGTCAAGGGATGGACGTTTTCTTAGTTATTTGCACTTTCAAAAAGAGTCGGGCAAGTGGAATTTAAATATTACCTACACCGACTCTGTGCAGATTCTGCACGTGTTTGAAGATGTGGGTGAATATACGCGGCCAGCTTGGTCGCCGAATGGTGATAGCATCATCTTCCATCGTAGCAACAGTGATGGGTGTAACATTTATACGGCTGGCAGCTTTAATACACCAATGCAGGTAATTGAAGAGAAAAAAGTACTGAGCTGTAGCCCTCATAGTAAAGATATCAGCTTTGCGTGGGATAAAAATAGAGAGTTAGTGTATTTTAATGAAAGTGCATCGCGCACCGAGCCTCGTGCTATTTATCAATTAAACTTGAATACAGGTAAAAAAGTTCAGCTAACCAACCCGCAAATAAATGGCTTTGGCGACTACCATTTGCGCTTTTCAGCTGGGTTAAACGCGTTGTTTTTTTTAAGAAATAAGTATTGGCATAAAGAAACTGAATTTCTTAGTTTAGATGTGCAAAATAACCACATTGACCAGTTATTAACGGAAGATAAGTTGGTTAAATCGTTTACGATTGACTCAAAAGGCAACCCCATCTTCTCGGAAAATAAGTATGAATTTGCTTATTATGATCTAATCAATCAAGAGAAGCATATTGTTTATCGTGCAGGTTTTCCTGTGTATCACCCAATTTTAACTGCTGATGATGAGAAAATGCTGTTTGTAACAGAAGCGTTTCAGGGAAAAGATATAGAGTCGATATCTATTGCGGACGCTGCAATCGTGCCAACACCTAACATTTTGAATACATCCAGAGATGACTTCTCACCTGCATTCGCTAATAGAACGAATCTAGTGGCGTTTATTTCTAATCGGACAGGCTCAAAGCAGGTTTATATTGCAGATTTACAAGGAAATCTCATTGCGTCTACCAAGTTAGATAAAAAAATCAGCCCTAAAGTATTGGTCTGGTCACCTGATGATGCAAAGCTCTTTTTTGTGGACGATAACTACCTTTTCCATATTAATGCACACAATGGTGCGCACTATAAGGTGGAGTTACCTTACGACAAAATGATGCTAACAGCGGTATCTGGCGACGGTAAGTCGTTTTATTTTGCATCAGATCATTATCAAGATTGGCAAATATATCGCCTAACTAATAACGAGCTTATTCAGGTAACCAAATCTGGCGGATATGAAGGCATGGAGGGTCACTTTGGTCGTTATTTATATTTCACTAAGTTTAGAAATCATGGCTTATGGCGTTTAGATTTAAATAATGGAGTGGAAGAAGAAATTATTGCAGATATCAACATTTTGATCCCAGGTAGCTTCAAGGTGGGAAAAGATGCTATTTATTACAAACTGCGTTCAGAAGTGGGATTTAAAGTATTTAAACATGCCTTTAACAGCCAAACGAGCGAGGAAATCATTGAAATAGTGGGAGACAGTGAGCGCGGAATAACGGTATCGCAAGATGAAAAATTCATTCTTTATCAAAAATACAGTAATGATAAAGAGTCAGATATTGTTATGGCGAATAAAGTAAAGCTGTAG
- a CDS encoding thioesterase II family protein — protein sequence MIENKLFIIPHPKPNPALRLFCFPYAGGNASTYLNWSHQLPDEIELIAVQPPGRATRIIEQAHNTMDHLVSEILLHANEITATPYAFFGHSLGSRVAYELASRLEQMNLPTPHFIIASGSKAPHLPFTETYSYNLPDLQFKEKLKSLNGTPKEVLENDELMNFVLPLLRADFAIAECYQATPKKLSCPIHVISGTEDVKITKDQLTAWQTLTHNEVNINYLSGDHFFVEKNKTAVISHLNQILMNMTNEIA from the coding sequence ATGATAGAAAACAAACTATTTATTATTCCTCATCCTAAGCCAAATCCAGCCCTGCGATTGTTTTGTTTTCCATATGCTGGCGGCAATGCGTCCACCTATCTTAACTGGTCACACCAATTACCGGATGAAATAGAGCTCATTGCAGTACAGCCCCCAGGCCGGGCAACAAGAATCATTGAACAAGCGCACAACACCATGGACCATTTAGTTAGCGAAATTTTATTACATGCTAACGAAATAACAGCCACTCCCTATGCGTTTTTTGGCCATAGTTTAGGTAGCCGAGTTGCCTACGAGCTAGCCTCTCGACTAGAGCAAATGAACTTACCCACACCACACTTTATCATTGCTTCAGGCAGTAAAGCACCGCACTTACCCTTTACCGAGACATATAGCTATAACCTGCCTGACCTGCAATTTAAAGAAAAGCTAAAAAGCTTAAATGGTACGCCTAAAGAAGTATTAGAAAATGATGAGTTGATGAATTTTGTTTTACCATTGCTGCGTGCAGACTTCGCCATCGCAGAGTGCTATCAGGCTACTCCGAAAAAGCTCTCTTGCCCCATTCACGTAATAAGCGGCACTGAAGATGTGAAAATAACCAAAGATCAACTCACCGCTTGGCAGACGTTAACCCACAATGAGGTAAATATAAACTATCTGAGTGGAGACCATTTCTTTGTTGAAAAAAATAAAACGGCTGTCATTAGCCACCTCAATCAAATATTAATGAATATGACTAATGAAATAGCATAG
- a CDS encoding ParB/RepB/Spo0J family partition protein has product MVSLEQEMASALRNEGSDTLFIDQPYDYKSIFLNRVFPDKTNPRFLPAIIMSDRHAYQVATRQLTKKQLIEIYDANNKVLIGKGCAVNCCEYGSLDWKKANESIESIIELADNVAVSEIIQVPTLFPIADGNYQILTGHRRFFAMIYAHGADGAAHFKVYDDKPLLQKTKQFQENASREDLPQYGKLRAFQDAILEIELWSTTRKRMGGKGLTVKETASTLGISMGAYDNYNVLTRYPVVIEAYENGNVLPFVKMKKMVLAVESEFKAETDKTLLNVADKKQINGRLAKLLNGEAADKPKPSSVSGYRFKPVSSANSLKTLLSSNVMELDTGVEWDALDWQDKNAVNKALTSVVEYLNKNNDE; this is encoded by the coding sequence ATGGTTTCGCTTGAACAAGAAATGGCATCAGCACTAAGAAATGAAGGCTCTGATACGCTTTTTATTGATCAGCCGTATGATTATAAATCCATTTTCCTAAATCGCGTTTTTCCGGATAAAACCAACCCTCGCTTTTTGCCTGCAATCATTATGTCTGATCGCCATGCTTATCAAGTCGCTACAAGGCAATTGACGAAGAAACAACTCATTGAAATTTATGATGCTAATAATAAGGTCTTAATTGGTAAGGGTTGCGCCGTGAACTGTTGCGAGTATGGCTCATTAGATTGGAAAAAAGCGAATGAGTCGATAGAGTCGATTATTGAGCTAGCAGATAACGTTGCTGTTTCTGAAATTATTCAAGTGCCGACTTTATTTCCGATTGCAGATGGCAACTATCAAATCTTAACGGGGCATCGTCGTTTCTTTGCCATGATCTATGCACACGGTGCTGATGGTGCCGCGCACTTTAAAGTGTATGACGACAAGCCGCTGCTACAAAAAACCAAACAGTTTCAAGAGAACGCAAGCCGAGAGGATTTACCTCAATACGGTAAATTACGTGCATTTCAAGATGCCATTCTAGAAATTGAATTATGGAGTACAACGCGTAAGCGCATGGGCGGAAAAGGATTAACCGTAAAAGAAACAGCAAGTACATTGGGTATTTCTATGGGAGCTTACGATAACTATAACGTGCTAACGCGTTATCCAGTGGTTATTGAAGCTTACGAAAACGGGAATGTATTACCATTTGTGAAGATGAAGAAAATGGTACTTGCTGTTGAGTCGGAGTTTAAAGCCGAAACAGATAAAACACTGCTTAACGTGGCTGATAAGAAGCAAATTAACGGACGTCTTGCCAAGTTACTTAATGGCGAAGCAGCGGATAAACCGAAGCCGAGTAGTGTGTCAGGATACCGCTTTAAACCAGTGAGTTCTGCTAACAGCCTAAAAACACTGCTTAGTAGCAATGTGATGGAGTTAGATACTGGAGTTGAGTGGGACGCGTTAGATTGGCAAGACAAAAACGCGGTAAATAAGGCTTTAACTAGTGTGGTTGAATATTTAAATAAAAATAATGACGAGTAA